The following are encoded in a window of Amycolatopsis solani genomic DNA:
- a CDS encoding GAF domain-containing sensor histidine kinase has product MDGDAELARVAAVRALELLDTPSEERFDRITRLAQHTFGVPIALVSLVELDRQWFKSCAGLDERETPRSVSFCARAIERDDLMEIPDAHLNPRFADNPMVTGPPYIRFYAGQPLTTPSGHKAGTLCVIDREPRRLTAAERDRLRDLAHWVELEVAVVQAQRDANRAREVREELVSLVSHELRTPLTSIHGSLELVASGRFGELGERAARLVAIAAKNTDRLIRLSNDVLDLTRLQGGRLRLRLSDVDMAGVLESAVDSVEGAAERMGVRIERAGETGPVRGDADRLVQVFTNLLANAAAVAPEGTTITVGARDDQTWAEVSVRDRGPGVPPGEEERIFEPFAQVGAPSGGAGLGLAITRGIVHAHGGTVRATAAKGGGSAFTVRLPSAGPDTERAWW; this is encoded by the coding sequence GTGGACGGGGACGCGGAACTGGCGCGAGTCGCCGCCGTGCGCGCGCTCGAGCTGCTCGACACCCCCAGCGAGGAGCGGTTCGACCGGATCACCCGGCTCGCCCAGCACACCTTCGGCGTGCCGATCGCGCTGGTGTCGCTGGTGGAGCTCGACCGGCAGTGGTTCAAGTCGTGCGCCGGGCTGGACGAACGGGAAACCCCGCGCAGCGTTTCGTTCTGCGCTCGCGCCATCGAACGCGACGACCTGATGGAGATCCCGGACGCCCACCTGAACCCGCGTTTCGCCGACAACCCGATGGTGACGGGGCCGCCGTACATCCGGTTCTACGCCGGGCAGCCGCTGACCACGCCGTCCGGGCACAAGGCCGGGACGCTGTGCGTGATCGACCGCGAGCCGCGGCGCCTCACCGCGGCCGAGCGCGACCGGTTGCGGGACCTCGCGCACTGGGTCGAGCTCGAAGTGGCGGTCGTCCAGGCGCAGCGCGACGCGAACCGCGCCCGCGAGGTGCGCGAGGAACTCGTCTCGCTGGTCAGCCACGAGCTGCGGACGCCGCTGACGTCGATCCACGGCTCGCTGGAGCTGGTCGCCTCCGGCCGGTTCGGCGAGCTCGGCGAGCGCGCCGCGCGGCTGGTGGCGATCGCGGCGAAGAACACCGACCGGCTGATCCGGCTGTCCAACGACGTGCTCGACCTGACCCGCCTGCAGGGCGGCAGGCTGCGCCTCCGGCTGTCCGATGTGGACATGGCGGGCGTGCTGGAGAGCGCGGTCGACAGCGTCGAGGGCGCGGCCGAGCGGATGGGCGTCCGCATCGAGCGCGCGGGCGAAACGGGCCCGGTCCGCGGCGACGCCGACCGCCTGGTCCAGGTGTTCACGAACCTGCTGGCCAACGCGGCGGCGGTCGCACCCGAAGGCACGACCATCACGGTCGGCGCCCGCGACGACCAGACGTGGGCCGAGGTGTCGGTCCGCGACCGCGGCCCAGGCGTCCCCCCGGGCGAAGAGGAGCGCATCTTCGAGCCGTTCGCCCAGGTCGGCGCCCCCTCCGGCGGCGCGGGCCTCGGCCTGGCGATCACCCGCGGAATCGTCCACGCCCACGGCGGAACGGTCCGCGCGACCGCGGCAAAAGGCGGCGGCAGCGCCTTCACGGTCCGCCTGCCCTCCGCGGGCCCGGACACCGAACGCGCCTGGTGGTAG
- a CDS encoding response regulator, translating into MTRTVLVVDDDPDVREILSLALSAFSGWRVETAAGGAEAVLRCGSGGVDAVVLDVEMPGYDGRRTLRELRAAHAALPVVFLTAAADTTGLAELGALAVLAKPFDPLGIGTRLAGLLRWEG; encoded by the coding sequence GTGACGCGCACGGTCCTGGTCGTCGACGACGACCCGGATGTGCGGGAGATCCTGAGCCTGGCGCTGAGCGCGTTTTCGGGCTGGCGGGTGGAGACGGCGGCGGGCGGCGCGGAGGCGGTGCTGCGGTGCGGATCCGGCGGGGTGGACGCGGTCGTGCTGGACGTGGAGATGCCGGGCTACGACGGCCGCCGCACGCTGCGCGAACTGCGGGCGGCGCACGCGGCGCTGCCGGTGGTGTTCCTGACGGCGGCCGCGGACACGACGGGACTGGCGGAGCTGGGCGCGCTCGCTGTGCTGGCGAAGCCGTTCGACCCGCTGGGGATCGGGACGCGGCTGGCGGGTTTGCTGCGCTGGGAGGGGTGA
- a CDS encoding response regulator transcription factor has product MAKVLVVEDTDSIREVVELALDDACFEVRTAADGDGALAELRAWDPDVVVLDLNIPGPDGLEVCRRLRGFSQAYVVMLTAKADEVDKLVGLASGADDYLTKPFSPRELVARIQAMLRRPRAFGADAPPAAGRVVGPVRIDVEARDVTVSGVHVELTRIEFELLDALTENVRAVSSREALRRRAWGESWLADDHAVDVHLSNLRRKLAAAGAPGLIATVRGVGYRIDRSVR; this is encoded by the coding sequence ATGGCCAAGGTTCTGGTGGTGGAGGACACCGACAGCATCCGTGAGGTCGTCGAGCTCGCGCTGGACGATGCCTGCTTCGAAGTGCGCACCGCGGCCGACGGCGACGGCGCGCTGGCCGAGCTGCGCGCGTGGGACCCGGACGTGGTCGTGCTCGACCTGAACATTCCCGGCCCGGACGGCCTCGAAGTCTGCCGACGGCTGCGCGGCTTCTCGCAGGCGTACGTCGTCATGCTCACGGCGAAGGCCGACGAGGTCGACAAGCTGGTCGGACTGGCCAGCGGTGCCGACGACTACCTGACGAAGCCGTTCTCGCCGCGCGAGCTGGTCGCGCGGATCCAGGCGATGCTGCGCCGGCCGCGTGCTTTCGGCGCCGACGCTCCTCCGGCGGCGGGGCGAGTGGTCGGGCCGGTGCGCATCGACGTCGAGGCCCGGGACGTCACCGTTTCGGGGGTGCACGTCGAGCTGACGCGGATCGAGTTCGAGCTGCTGGACGCGCTCACCGAGAACGTCCGCGCGGTGAGCAGCCGCGAGGCGCTGCGCCGCCGGGCGTGGGGCGAGAGCTGGCTGGCCGACGACCACGCCGTCGACGTCCACCTGTCGAACCTGCGGCGCAAGCTGGCGGCGGCGGGTGCGCCGGGGCTGATCGCGACCGTGCGCGGGGTCGGCTACCGGATCGACCGGAGCGTCCGGTGA
- a CDS encoding signal peptidase I, giving the protein MVTTAPAPARHRASRPPRRLPTVLLGLVAVLAVAGAVAVFVLRLGFAPVLSPSMEPAFAPGDLLVTRQVDARSVDVGDVVVLPRPDAPGERYAHRVVELDRSPAEPLVRTKGDNNAAADPQRLRITSSTVPVVVGHVSWIGRVALLGQYGGVRVAVIVFAGVCLLVAAKRALWDRR; this is encoded by the coding sequence ATGGTCACCACCGCGCCCGCCCCCGCACGGCACCGCGCGAGCCGCCCGCCGCGCCGGCTCCCGACCGTGCTGCTGGGCCTGGTCGCGGTGCTCGCCGTCGCGGGTGCCGTCGCCGTCTTCGTGCTGCGGCTCGGGTTCGCGCCGGTGCTGTCGCCGAGCATGGAGCCCGCCTTCGCGCCGGGAGACCTGCTCGTCACCCGTCAGGTGGACGCTCGATCGGTGGACGTCGGCGACGTCGTCGTGCTGCCTCGCCCGGACGCGCCGGGGGAGCGGTACGCCCACCGCGTCGTCGAACTCGACCGGTCGCCGGCCGAGCCGCTCGTGCGGACGAAGGGCGACAACAACGCCGCCGCCGACCCGCAGCGCCTGCGCATCACGTCTTCGACGGTGCCCGTGGTCGTGGGGCACGTGTCGTGGATCGGGCGCGTGGCGCTGCTCGGCCAGTACGGCGGGGTGCGCGTCGCGGTGATCGTCTTCGCCGGCGTGTGCCTGCTCGTCGCGGCGAAGCGGGCGTTGTGGGACCGGCGGTGA
- a CDS encoding TasA family protein has protein sequence MANHALPARRRSAWRPVALAVVGGSVLVAMGAGVWATLSATAANVTPETISSGTLKLTLAANGAGFDQAVSNLAPGDVVNRYVDLTSGGSLDAQALTMQVAATGSGALVTDGATTKALRVTVKQCPGTWNTSTGACSGGTASTLLPATALSGLGSAQSLIAGAVAAGSVAHLQVSVQLPDQNETTVNGTLPTATIQGLTANLTYTFAETQRSATTTNS, from the coding sequence ATGGCCAACCACGCCCTCCCCGCCCGCCGCCGCTCCGCCTGGCGTCCCGTCGCCCTCGCCGTCGTCGGTGGCTCCGTCCTCGTCGCGATGGGTGCCGGCGTCTGGGCGACGCTCTCGGCCACCGCCGCGAACGTGACGCCCGAGACGATCAGCAGCGGCACCCTCAAGCTCACCCTCGCGGCCAACGGCGCCGGGTTCGACCAGGCGGTTTCCAACCTCGCCCCCGGCGACGTCGTCAACCGCTACGTCGACCTCACCAGCGGCGGCAGCCTCGACGCCCAGGCGCTGACCATGCAGGTCGCGGCCACCGGCTCGGGCGCGCTCGTCACCGACGGCGCCACCACCAAGGCCCTGCGCGTCACCGTCAAGCAGTGCCCGGGCACCTGGAACACCTCGACCGGCGCGTGCAGCGGTGGCACCGCCTCGACGCTGCTCCCGGCGACCGCGCTGAGCGGCCTGGGCAGCGCCCAGTCGCTGATCGCCGGCGCGGTGGCCGCGGGGTCCGTCGCGCACCTGCAGGTCTCCGTGCAGCTGCCGGACCAGAACGAGACCACGGTCAACGGCACGCTGCCCACGGCGACGATCCAGGGCCTGACCGCGAACCTGACCTACACCTTCGCCGAGACGCAGCGCTCGGCCACCACCACGAACTCCTGA
- a CDS encoding MFS transporter, whose translation MDKPAGRREWLGLAVLVLPTLLVAMDMTSLFLALPQLSADLGASATEQLWITDSYGFVVAGFVITMGTLGDRIGRRRLLLTGGAAFGALSIVAAFSTSPEMLIVVRGALGVAGATLMPSTLALITNMFRDAGQRGKAISIWATCQFAGGAAGPVFAGFLLQHFSWGSVFLVAVPAVAVLLAAGPFLLPEFRAPASGRLDLPGVALSLAAVLLIVFGLKQLTTGSLFLPLAAIAAGTLLGALFAHRQLTTSSPLLDLRLFRNRPFTAVLVSLVFAGVAMAGVGLLVTQYLQSVLGYSPLVSAVLFAPMGLGVALGTMTAPSLTRWLSPATAIAGGLVISAAGSLLLAFTDGPALVMAGIAILTLGTGPLFALGIGLVMGSVPPERAGSAASMADTGNYLGGSLGLALIGLTATAVYHAVFPAGSTLATDVARPEVADQAKEAFTTALNATGVIAAVLFTGLAVLVRTMRPAPVPETAMAG comes from the coding sequence ATGGACAAGCCGGCCGGACGGCGGGAGTGGCTGGGCCTGGCGGTGCTCGTGCTGCCCACCCTGCTCGTCGCGATGGACATGACCTCGCTGTTCCTCGCGTTGCCGCAGCTCAGCGCCGACCTCGGGGCGAGCGCCACCGAGCAGCTGTGGATCACCGACAGCTACGGCTTCGTCGTCGCGGGCTTCGTCATCACGATGGGCACCCTCGGCGACCGCATCGGCCGCCGCCGCCTGCTCCTGACCGGCGGCGCGGCCTTCGGCGCCCTATCGATCGTCGCGGCGTTCTCGACGAGCCCGGAAATGCTGATCGTGGTCCGCGGCGCGCTCGGCGTCGCCGGAGCGACACTGATGCCGTCGACACTCGCCCTGATCACGAACATGTTCCGCGACGCCGGCCAGCGCGGAAAGGCCATCTCGATCTGGGCAACGTGCCAGTTCGCGGGCGGCGCGGCCGGCCCGGTGTTCGCGGGTTTCCTGCTGCAGCACTTTTCGTGGGGTTCGGTGTTCCTGGTCGCGGTCCCGGCGGTGGCGGTCCTGCTGGCCGCGGGCCCGTTCCTCCTCCCGGAGTTCCGCGCCCCCGCGTCCGGCCGCCTGGACCTCCCCGGCGTCGCGCTTTCCCTGGCGGCGGTGCTCCTGATCGTGTTCGGCCTGAAGCAGCTGACCACCGGCTCTCTGTTCCTGCCCCTGGCCGCGATCGCCGCCGGCACCCTGCTCGGCGCGCTCTTCGCCCACCGCCAGCTGACGACGTCGTCCCCGCTGCTGGACCTGCGCCTGTTCCGCAACCGCCCCTTCACGGCGGTCCTGGTCTCGTTGGTGTTCGCCGGCGTGGCGATGGCGGGCGTCGGCCTGCTGGTCACGCAGTACCTGCAGAGTGTCCTGGGCTACTCACCGCTGGTCTCGGCGGTCCTGTTCGCCCCGATGGGCTTGGGCGTGGCGCTGGGCACGATGACGGCCCCGTCGTTGACCCGCTGGCTGTCCCCGGCCACAGCAATCGCAGGCGGCTTGGTCATTTCGGCGGCAGGCAGCCTGCTGCTGGCCTTCACCGACGGCCCGGCGCTGGTGATGGCGGGAATCGCGATCCTGACCCTGGGCACGGGCCCGCTGTTCGCCCTGGGCATCGGCTTGGTGATGGGTTCGGTCCCGCCGGAGCGCGCAGGCTCGGCGGCCTCGATGGCGGACACGGGCAACTACCTGGGCGGCTCACTGGGCCTGGCCCTGATCGGCCTGACGGCAACAGCGGTGTACCACGCCGTCTTCCCCGCCGGCTCGACTCTCGCGACGGACGTCGCCCGTCCGGAGGTGGCGGACCAGGCGAAGGAGGCTTTCACGACGGCGCTGAACGCGACGGGCGTGATCGCGGCGGTGCTGTTCACGGGCCTGGCGGTGCTGGTGCGGACGATGCGCCCGGCGCCCGTCCCGGAAACCGCGATGGCCGGGTGA
- a CDS encoding peroxiredoxin, whose protein sequence is MAVEVGSEAPDFTLNDYNKQPVQLSSFRGDKPVLVVFYPFAFSGICTGELCQLRDEFADYDGKGVQVLGVSVDTPFSLKAWAEKEGYQFPLLSDFWPHGEVARAYGVFNEDAGLAVRGTFLIDTSGVVRFAEVNAPGEARDQQGWKKAVAELV, encoded by the coding sequence ATGGCCGTCGAGGTCGGTTCTGAGGCCCCTGACTTCACGCTCAACGACTACAACAAGCAGCCGGTGCAACTGTCCTCCTTCCGGGGCGACAAGCCGGTGCTGGTGGTCTTCTACCCGTTCGCGTTCAGCGGCATCTGCACCGGCGAGCTCTGCCAGCTCCGCGACGAGTTCGCCGACTACGACGGCAAGGGCGTCCAGGTACTGGGCGTCTCGGTCGACACGCCGTTCTCGCTGAAGGCGTGGGCCGAGAAGGAGGGCTACCAGTTCCCGCTGCTGTCCGACTTCTGGCCGCACGGCGAAGTGGCGCGCGCGTACGGGGTCTTCAACGAGGACGCCGGCCTGGCGGTCCGCGGGACGTTCCTGATCGACACGTCCGGCGTGGTGCGGTTCGCCGAGGTCAACGCCCCGGGCGAGGCGCGCGACCAGCAGGGCTGGAAGAAGGCCGTCGCCGAACTGGTCTGA